A genomic segment from Nocardia cyriacigeorgica GUH-2 encodes:
- a CDS encoding RecQ family ATP-dependent DNA helicase has translation MACMDTAEGTTTTGIDVAGLRERAEGLLRELAGGGARLREDQWTAIEALVVQRRRALVVQRTGWGKSAVYFIAAKLLRTAGRGPTVIVSPLLALMRNQVAAAERAGVRAATINSGNVTEWDDIHAQVAAGEVDVLLVSPERLNNPDFRDQVLPKLAADAGLVVIDEAHCVSDWGHDFRPDYRRIRTLIADLGSDVPVLATTATANDRVVTDVATQIGTDTLVLRGTLDRESLHLSVVRFDDAVERTAWLSRHLGELPGSGIIYTLTVAAAQDLADVLNSHGHTVAAYTGQTDPAEREMLEAALLNNEVKALIATSALGMGFDKPDLGFVVHVGAPSSPISYYQQVGRAGRGTDRAEVVLLPGPEDARIWSYFASVAFPREHIVRAVLAALDTERPQSTAALEPLVELNRSRLEMVLKVLDVDGAVRRVRGGWLSTGQDWVYDSDRYERLEAARSAEQQAMIDYQTTTGCRMVFLRGQLDDPGLRTAAPGTADCGRCDNCTGVRPDTALDAEAVAATRDRLDRPGIDLAPRKMWPTGMAKLGIPLSGKISEGAETGRVLGRLSALGWGQRLRALLDGPDEPVPDAVVQACIAVLRDWDWQDRPTAVLALESPTHPVLTASLAARLAEIGKLRDLGTMRVRPDRPPVSAVNSAHRVAALHDLWELPDLGPIDGPILLVDALTDTGWTFTAAAHQLRKAGAPAVLPFALATPT, from the coding sequence ATGGCCTGCATGGACACAGCTGAGGGGACGACAACGACGGGTATCGACGTTGCCGGGCTGCGGGAGCGGGCCGAGGGCCTGTTGCGGGAGCTGGCCGGTGGCGGGGCGCGGCTGCGCGAGGACCAGTGGACCGCGATCGAGGCGCTGGTGGTGCAGCGCCGCCGCGCCTTGGTGGTGCAGCGAACCGGGTGGGGAAAGTCGGCGGTGTATTTCATCGCGGCGAAGCTGCTGCGGACGGCCGGGCGCGGGCCGACGGTGATCGTGTCGCCGCTGCTGGCGCTGATGCGCAATCAGGTGGCGGCCGCCGAACGCGCGGGAGTGCGCGCCGCGACCATCAATTCCGGCAACGTCACCGAATGGGACGACATCCATGCCCAGGTGGCCGCGGGCGAGGTCGATGTGCTGCTGGTGAGCCCGGAGCGGTTGAACAATCCGGACTTCCGCGATCAGGTACTGCCGAAGCTCGCCGCGGACGCGGGCCTGGTGGTGATCGATGAGGCGCACTGCGTGTCCGACTGGGGCCACGACTTCCGGCCGGATTACCGGCGTATCCGGACGCTGATCGCCGATCTGGGGTCCGACGTTCCGGTGCTGGCCACCACCGCGACGGCCAACGACCGCGTGGTCACCGATGTGGCCACCCAGATCGGCACCGACACCCTGGTGTTGCGCGGCACCTTGGACCGTGAGTCGCTGCACCTGTCGGTGGTGCGGTTCGACGATGCCGTCGAGCGCACGGCCTGGCTCAGCCGTCATCTGGGCGAGCTGCCCGGCTCCGGCATCATCTACACGCTGACGGTGGCCGCGGCGCAGGATCTGGCCGACGTGCTGAACTCGCACGGGCACACGGTCGCCGCCTACACCGGCCAGACCGATCCGGCCGAGCGCGAGATGCTCGAGGCCGCACTGCTGAACAACGAGGTCAAGGCACTGATCGCGACGTCGGCGCTCGGGATGGGGTTCGACAAACCCGACCTCGGTTTCGTGGTGCACGTGGGCGCGCCCTCCTCGCCGATCTCCTACTACCAGCAGGTCGGGCGTGCCGGCCGAGGGACCGACCGCGCCGAAGTGGTGTTGCTGCCCGGCCCCGAGGACGCGCGGATCTGGAGCTATTTTGCTTCCGTCGCCTTTCCCCGCGAGCACATCGTGCGTGCGGTGCTCGCCGCGCTCGACACCGAGCGACCCCAGTCGACGGCCGCCTTGGAGCCGCTGGTGGAGCTGAATCGGTCGCGCCTGGAGATGGTGCTCAAGGTGCTCGACGTCGACGGTGCGGTGCGCCGGGTGCGCGGCGGCTGGCTGTCCACCGGCCAGGACTGGGTCTACGACAGCGATCGCTACGAGCGGCTGGAGGCGGCCAGATCGGCCGAACAGCAGGCCATGATCGACTATCAGACGACCACCGGCTGCCGGATGGTGTTCCTGCGCGGCCAACTCGACGATCCTGGGCTCCGGACCGCCGCACCCGGCACCGCCGACTGTGGCCGCTGCGACAACTGCACCGGTGTCCGGCCGGATACCGCGCTCGACGCCGAAGCAGTCGCGGCCACCCGCGACCGCCTCGACCGACCCGGAATCGACCTGGCGCCACGCAAGATGTGGCCGACCGGGATGGCGAAACTCGGTATTCCGTTGTCGGGCAAGATCTCCGAAGGCGCCGAGACCGGCCGGGTGCTCGGCAGGCTCAGCGCGCTCGGCTGGGGTCAGCGGTTGCGCGCCCTACTCGACGGCCCGGACGAGCCGGTACCCGACGCCGTGGTCCAGGCCTGCATTGCAGTGCTGCGCGACTGGGACTGGCAGGACCGTCCCACCGCCGTGCTGGCCCTGGAATCGCCCACACATCCGGTGCTGACGGCGAGCCTCGCCGCGCGGCTGGCCGAGATCGGCAAGCTCCGCGATCTCGGCACGATGCGTGTACGTCCCGACCGGCCGCCGGTATCGGCGGTGAATTCCGCGCACCGGGTGGCCGCACTGCACGACCTCTGGGAACTACCCGACCTCGGACCGATCGACGGCCCGATCCTGCTGGTCGACGCCCTCACCGATACCGGATGGACCTTTACCGCCGCCGCCCATCAACTCCGCAAGGCCGGGGCCCCGGCGGTACTGCCGTTCGCGCTGGCCACGCCGACCTGA